Within Spinacia oleracea cultivar Varoflay chromosome 4, BTI_SOV_V1, whole genome shotgun sequence, the genomic segment CCGCAAAGCCCGCACCAATTTTACGGGATTGGGCATGATTTTTTGTGTTAAAGCCCCGGTCCGAATTTTGATCACCTCTTCTCCTCTGTTTTTTATCTGAAGACTCTGAACTTTGAACAATATCAACAAAATACTGCTGATTTGAGAACCTGAATGATACTCCATATTCTATAACATGAATTTCAGGATAGTAACAGCCAATTTGGTAACTTAGTTTAGAGATCACAGGTACATTAGCTTCTGGATCACCAGTAATCTCCACAAGAACAAACTCCATTCTTGAAATAGTGAAATCTACGAATATCTCTGACAATTATTTCCCTGCCTAAAAGCTGAGAAGTAAACTTAAGGAAATTATGGCAATCTGTACAAACTCGAAGATTTTTCATGACCCGAATTGGTGTTACACTGTTCGTGTTAATAATACCATACACAACAGCAAGCTTTTCACTATGATAACGAAGAAACATTTCCTGTTGTTCCTCTTCTACATCTTGTGTAACCTGCTCTAAAGTAGTGGAATACCCTATCTCCTTTAACCTACCAATTAGGTTGTCCAAATAAGAATATATATCAGCTTCTTGTGGATGAGACCTATCACCAATCACAAAACTATGAACTTGGTTGTTCAGTTGTATCCAAGATTGACCTGGGTGTTTCCTAACCCCTTTCTTCTGCATCAAACTCCTAACTTTAGCAGATTCTTCCCATCTGTTACTGGTAGCACACATGTTTGACAGTAAAACATAAGGTTCTGCATCCAGTGGTTCAAGTTGAAGCAACTTTTCTGACACCCATTTTCCCAAATCATAGTTTTTGTGAAGCCGACAAGAGGATAAGAATGCCCTCCATACTGAACTAATATGAGACAGATTGTTCTCATAAATGAAATTCTTTATCTCATCCAAGTATCCAGCACGGCCAAACAGATCAACCATGCAAGTAAAGTGTTCAATCCCGGGGTTAATGTTGTACTTTTCTTTCATTACAGTGAAATAATTGCGCCCTTCATCAACTAGCCCGGCATGGCTACACGCCGTTAAAACAGCCACAAAGGTTACCTCATTTGGTTGaatgtcatcatcatcaatcatcAATTGAAAAAGTCTAACTGCTTCTCTACCAAACCCATGGAAAGCATTTCCATTTATTATCGCAGTCCACAAAATAGTGTTCCTTGTGGTGGTTTTGTCAAATACTATCAGAGCATTCTCTAAACATCCACATTTGGAATACATATCAACCAACGAAGAGCAGAAAACTATatcaaatttgtgtccaatCTTATGTACGAGGCCATGTATCTGTTCACCAAAACTCAACAGCCCATAATCAGCACATACAGAGACAATAGTAGTGAGAATATATTTGTCAACTCCAATTCCTTCAGAAACCATATGACAGAACATTTCTAAGGCTTCTTTGAACCTTCCATTTTGGGAATATCCTGAAATCATAGAGCTCAAAGAAACAGTATCCGACATTAACTTTTCACCATTTATGTTCGAGCTTTGTTTTCGAGGAGGTATTTGCTTAAACACAATTGAAGCCTTATCAATTAACCCACACTTGGAATACACATCAATCAACGAAGATCTTATATACTCGTTATCACATAATCTAAGTCTGATCAGTCGAGCATGTAACTGTGAACCAAGCTCCAGTATGGACAAAGAAGAAACCAAAGTTAATGCTATAGTATACGTAAATTCATTAAAGCACGCTTGTTCTTTAACCATTTCATAAAGGAGTTCTAATGCTGTTCTTTCAAACCCATTTTTCATCATACCTGATATAACTGTGTTCCAGGTTGCAACATCTTTAGTAGTCAATCTTCTGAATAAAGCAAGAGAACTCTTCACATCACCACTTTGAATGTTAGCACTTATCATTATGTTACACGAAACAGTATCAACATCATCTGTGAACTCAAACAACTTGTTAGCATAATCAAACTCTTTAGATTTCACATAAAAATCAATAATAGAGTTCCTCAACACAGCATCCAAATCAATCCCATTTTTCAGTATCCACCCATGAATTGCCTTACCATTATGAACCAAACCTATGGAAGAACAACACTTAAACACACTCGAAAGTGTAAACCCGTTTGGACAAACTCCCTCCCCTAGCATTCGAGCATAATAATCCAACCCAACTCGAAACAATCCAATTCGAGCAAAACCCGAAACCAGGACCGTCCAAGTACGAACATTTCTCTCAGACATTTCATCAAACAGCTTCTGGGCAGAACCCAAATCCTTGAATTTCGCATAAAGACTCAACACATAGTTCCCAACATTCAAATCAACAATCGAACCACTCTTGATTACCCTCCCATGAAGGTTCTGAAGAGTTCGTTCATCCTTCAAATTATCAATAAACCCTAACAATTGGGGTTGTTTATCATGATGATTAGAGGAAAGAGAAGCATGGAATCGTTGAATTAGTTTCCGGGTAATCTCAATCTGGGTTGAATTTACGACGGCAGAACAAATTACGGCATTAAAGGGATTGAAACAATGGTTCAAAGCGACGATGCAATTGAAGAACTTGGAACGTAAAAGAGTACATTGCATTGTatgaatttcaaacttcaaaggaAGTATGTTTTAATCAAACTTTGTAGTTCCTTTTGTTGAGAATTGTCAGCTGCAAATTGCTAAAGTAATCGAAAGGAGAGAGACGAATTGCAGCAAAGGTTCAAGCTGTTACCCAGTTTTCTCCCGCCTTAATTAGTTTGATTTAAGAAAGACCCAAATGCATTTGACAAATAGGCAAAAATTGTTCTGTTTTTGTTAAACTAGATCCGTActcatatatctagacttggcaAAATGGGTCTGAACCCGATTACCCGATTTGATTGACCCGATTATGACCCAAAACCATGATCCAAAGTTAATccaaaatctgaaaatgatCTGAACCAAAATTGAATATATATTTGAAATTGGCTTGACCTCGATAAGACCCTATACCTATATTGACCCGAACCAGGTAACCAACAACATCGACCTGAATCAAAATAATGTATTGAATTAACTCGAATCGCCCGCCCCACATACTAGCTAGTTCTCTACATCGTGACTAAACCTGCAAATGGGTCGTTTGAATAGGATTCGAATCAGATCATTTATATTCGGGTCGGGTCATTGAGATGGGCTCAAACATTGagctataaaaaaaaacataccaaATATTACGGGGTAATCGATCAATTACAAAATCAATTAACCTATTGTGAGGTGATAGAAAGAAACCGAAAGTTTTACTAACAGATAGAAAGTTTGcaaaacatatatatattacTCATATTGAATTGTAGGGAAGAATTACAATCTGAAGGTAAATATTTATAGGGAAGCTTGTTACTATTGTAGTATAACAAATTTGACTATTTACTACAATGTGATTCTCAAGTGAATTAACATGGGGCGCTACTATTAGTTTGCAGGACATTCATCATACATCGTCTATTTCTCGTAAATTCGTAACATAACCAacaattttttgttttgttttgataaATCCAATTAACCAATATTTGAAATAGAAGCAATGGAGAAATCAATTGACAATTGCCTATAAGAGAAACCTTCATATTGCTCAACTGTGTAAATCAAACTGCAGTTCAACTAGTTGCTTTGAAGCACTAGCACACATTAGCTATGGGGATTTAACTGTTTATGGAGTGAACTTTCTGTAATTATTATTAGGACAAACTAAACTATGAATCATTCAATAAAAATagacaaaataattataatcaTCTCTACAATTTTACTGCATCAGCATCACTAATGGAGTTTAGTAATGTCTAATCTCATTCTTATACAGTTGTACCAGGAAATTGTTTCTAATAAAATTACTCTTTGATACTGTAAAAGCCAAGCATTTCTTCCTCAACATCATGAGTTTCTCCAACAATGACAAGGCAATGAAGTGGATCTCCAAAATCAAGAGTTTGGAGTTTCTTCATTGTACCCGCAACAATTATTTGATCATCACTCCCCAACCGTGCAAAACCCACACAGACGGTGTCTTCACTGTAAGCTGTAATCCATCCACACGTATCGCGTTTAATTGCACTAGTAATATTAGTTAAAggcaaaattttcaaaaagtaCCTTCTTTTGCCTTACTTTGTGAGCTAGTACCTTATATTTTCAGTTTTGTCAAACAGTACCTTGAATTAAAAACTTGTTTCAAACATTCCGGTCAAAACCATAATTTTCCGGCCAATGATTCCGGCTATTTGCCTTGGTACAAAGTGAGGCAAAAAGAAGGTACTTTTTGCTAGTTAAATGAAATTCCAGTAAATAGTATGGATGAGAAAGAAGTAAAAACCTGATTCACTAAGCTTCTGCTCAACCTCAAGGAGTTGCTCTATTGCAGTTCCGATGGACATGAACCTCGGTGGTTCATATATCTTTTTCCCCCTGAAATTAATTTCAAGTACTAATATGTAATAATAATGAGAGAAATATAGTAAGAATAATTTGAAACAACTATAAAAACGATTAATATTCAATCGATAACAAATGTTAACCTGCAGAGGGATTCCAGTGAGGGTTCCTTCACTTTTATATCTGCAATTAGCGGAAGACATTTATACGTCAGGCGTGAATGCAATACATACAAATGGACGTAATACGGTCTAAGAAAAAAGTTGTCCACAAAATCAAAGAAAGGGAAGCAATGACACAAAAAAATATGTCCCTCGAACTCAACATTTCAATTCAAGCAAGACATATCAACATGCCTATGTGCACTGAATACTTCACTCTGCATCAGTACATGAAATTGTCAAACACGTAAACCCAAGCAAATGTAAGCAAAACTATGCCTTGGAAATTTACGAATTAGTTTCTTTCCATCCACACTACCAAATACCTAAAGAAAATCACTAATTCTTTAGCTTTCCTTTTCACGCTACTTGAGAATCTTTATCCTGACCTGGTTAAAACCCAAAGTCCTAAGAATATCAAAATAtccaagaaaaaaatagaagatTTTAAATATAAACTGTTTTCCGTCATATCACCCATTCATATAGACGTTTAAAGGCATTTTGGCCTACGATCCAAGCAAGGATTACAGCAAAATATATAAAGTTAATCTTGCTTAATCACACATCAGCTAACCAATCCCTAATTGATGCTCACGTAGAAGTTGGCCCTTGTGGTTGAAATAGACATGACGGTGAACATTGTTTGATAAAATGTACTTTGCCAGAACTTAGAGCCAATGTATGTacgaatatttcaagaatgccACTGACTCACTGAGATCCCCTTTTATCACCTCAGTGGCTTCAGTGACGACTATGCTCATCTATGTCATATAAGGATGAAAAACAGATGATACTCATCTTTAAAGTAAACATATCCATATTGAAGGCATGTTTATTTGAAGCCCAACTACAGAAAGCATATATCCTGAAGCGCACCCTAAGCAACCAACCATGTGGTGCCTCAAAGAACGAAAGAATTCAAGACAGAGTCGGGCAAGATTTCCTAGCACCCTTTCATACTGAAAATCCGAATAGGAACTGGTCCTTCAAAAATCCATTCCATATACAGATGCAACTGTTAAATAATTTAAGAATGAAGATAGTTTAAACATTATTTAAAAACAGAATGCCCAAGCTAAGGATTTGGATTTTGGAGCACTCTAGCTTCTAAAATTATAAGAGTGCCATGCATTATGCATAAAGCAAATGACAAAATATTTTTGATGGAAAAACAAACTACTGCCCAATCATAGATAACAATTCCAGAATTCAGTATATAATTGTAATTTGAAAAAAGACGAGCGTAAGAGAAGGGAAAGAGTAATAACCACACCTAACAAACAGAGAGTATGCAGACCAAGATCACGGTTTCTTTTAATCTTTCCATAGAAGCTGTCAGGTCTCCATGTCTCGGTGAAGAAAGGAATTGAAATTGTCTCTCCATAACGATACAACTGTAATCCACAGACTCCAATTGCATTCATCACTGATGCATTGTGTACCACCTTGATATCAACTCCTATCTGCTTTGCCCGAACAACAAGATCCGTGTGTGTGGTGGCTCTGCAATCCACATTGGATTTAGGCAACAACAATCACAAATACATCTTAAGAGAACTCTTCATAAAGGAAGTAAACATGTTTACAAGAACATCGCACTGGAATATACGAATTAAAGCTTACAGAAGTATTTGTTCATTCAAAATACAGAACACTATCCTTCCAATAACAAGCTACTCTAAAGTAAATGGGCTTTAACCTAGTCCTTGTTCAAGACATATGGCTCAAACTGGTGCCTGTGGTTGGTGTCCTCAAATCAATGAGGACTCTCTTCACATTTTGAGAGACGGTCAGAAAGCCAAACAGGTTTCGGACCTCTTCCCTCTCCAAGACTCCTTTTTACCCAGCCACTTCAAACATGGCTATCCCATAACCTTAAACATTCATCCAATCAAGAAGCCGATCACAACACAACCCTCTCATGGAGGACATTTTTTCCACGTACCATTTGAACTATCTGGTTAAGGAGAAACATGGCTATCTTTAAAAAATTCTCAAGCCACCACAAGTCCACAACTCTGTAACAAAGAAGCTTATAATCTTTCCTGGGAATTTTTCTCTTCAAAACCGCAACTTAGCCACCCTCTTCTCCCCCACCCAGCTAGCCTCCATTTGACCCCTCCTCCAATAAATTGGTTAAAAATGAATTGTGATGTTTCCTTCTCCAAGGAATCAGAAATTGCAGGTATTGTTGGTGTCTTAGAAACAGCAACAGGCATTGAATCCTAGGCTTCCAGAAGAAATGCAAAGTGCGTTCAGTGCTTATGGTGTGAACTCTTGGCCATTATGGAAGGATTGAAAATTGCAAATCAACAAAGATGGAATAAAATTGTGGCTCATTCGGATTCTAAAGAGGCAATAGCTAGGATCTCTGAATTTAATGACATCTTTTATAATAATCGAAACATCATTTGCAGGGCACTTACATGTGAGGTTGAACATTTCAAGCTGGAGCATGCAGGGAGGGAGTCCAACACAACAGCTGACATTTTGGCAAAACTATGCAGGATCACTAATTGTAATAGTACTACTTATGCTAATTCTGcagaaccccccccccccccccccttattTCCCAT encodes:
- the LOC110791440 gene encoding probable diphthine methyl ester synthase, which gives rise to MLYIIGLGLGDEKDITLKGLEAVKKCEKVYIEAYTSLLSFGISSDGLSNLEKLYGKPVTVADREMVEEKADSILSQACNSDVAFLVVGDPFGATTHTDLVVRAKQIGVDIKVVHNASVMNAIGVCGLQLYRYGETISIPFFTETWRPDSFYGKIKRNRDLGLHTLCLLDIKVKEPSLESLCRGKKIYEPPRFMSIGTAIEQLLEVEQKLSESAYSEDTVCVGFARLGSDDQIIVAGTMKKLQTLDFGDPLHCLVIVGETHDVEEEMLGFYSIKE
- the LOC110791437 gene encoding pentatricopeptide repeat-containing protein At4g21065 encodes the protein MQCTLLRSKFFNCIVALNHCFNPFNAVICSAVVNSTQIEITRKLIQRFHASLSSNHHDKQPQLLGFIDNLKDERTLQNLHGRVIKSGSIVDLNVGNYVLSLYAKFKDLGSAQKLFDEMSERNVRTWTVLVSGFARIGLFRVGLDYYARMLGEGVCPNGFTLSSVFKCCSSIGLVHNGKAIHGWILKNGIDLDAVLRNSIIDFYVKSKEFDYANKLFEFTDDVDTVSCNIMISANIQSGDVKSSLALFRRLTTKDVATWNTVISGMMKNGFERTALELLYEMVKEQACFNEFTYTIALTLVSSLSILELGSQLHARLIRLRLCDNEYIRSSLIDVYSKCGLIDKASIVFKQIPPRKQSSNINGEKLMSDTVSLSSMISGYSQNGRFKEALEMFCHMVSEGIGVDKYILTTIVSVCADYGLLSFGEQIHGLVHKIGHKFDIVFCSSLVDMYSKCGCLENALIVFDKTTTRNTILWTAIINGNAFHGFGREAVRLFQLMIDDDDIQPNEVTFVAVLTACSHAGLVDEGRNYFTVMKEKYNINPGIEHFTCMVDLFGRAGYLDEIKNFIYENNLSHISSVWRAFLSSCRLHKNYDLGKWVSEKLLQLEPLDAEPYVLLSNMCATSNRWEESAKVRSLMQKKGVRKHPGQSWIQLNNQVHSFVIGDRSHPQEADIYSYLDNLIGRLKEIGYSTTLEQVTQDVEEEQQEMFLRYHSEKLAVVYGIINTNSVTPIRVMKNLRVCTDCHNFLKFTSQLLGREIIVRDIRRFHYFKNGVCSCGDYW